Sequence from the Macrobrachium rosenbergii isolate ZJJX-2024 chromosome 26, ASM4041242v1, whole genome shotgun sequence genome:
AGATTTTGTGCTTTCGCTTTTCCGGGGTTTAGAGGTGCAAATTAGAATCACAAGGGGAAAGAAAGGTCCAGTTattgtattgaaaatatataatcacatgGGAAAGAAAGATTCACttattgaatttaaaatatatagcCTAATCACAAGGGAAAGAAAGGTCCGATTgttgtaattaaaataaagtaaGTTTTAACCCTTTAATGGGCACTACCAGAAATAATGGTAGCAGCAAAAAGCGTTCTTAGTATATTTTAGTACAACCAAATCTAAGGCACTTTTActcctgtgcattttttttttactttgcaaaaaTGGAGTCATAGACCCACCCAACGAAGTGTCCTCAATGGGACCAATGCCCGGTTCACAGGAAATCGTCTTTTTGGCAGCGGTATCCTGAACTGGATGTTTTGTCCGATTGAGATCaactttttcaagaaattttcattaCCTTCTAATGCATTTTAGTAACTTTATTCCATGTTCAATATTTTTACctctcatatttataaatataacttagcatgttttttttacattcttaatttcctagcattattatattaaaatagccgaaccttttgtacattatttcatcatattataataaataagacgtaataaaaataaggaaagggaaagtgaactatttatttatacctaagatataataaagaataaggaaaaggaaagtaaactaatttttatgcctttactagaaaaaaagttacaaaaatacatctacatcagtaaaaaaaaatcaaatagttCAATAAAAAGCACTAGAAAATAATGTCCATATTCATATCACAACACTATGATACGGCACAAAACAGTTCCTGGCATCAGAAAGACAAAGTGCCTCACTGCAAAGGTTGCACATCCACTTGCAACTGTGGATATTCTTCTTGGTGGAGCAGTTCTTACAAGTCTGCCTCATGGTGGTGAAGACCGGTACATGGAGAGTGGAGGTCCTAACAGCTTCTGGTGACCTCTGACCTCTGGTTGGGAGCACCACTTTCCCAACAGACTCATGAGTGGGCATTGAAGGAGTGTTATTTGACCTCCTCATGGGGTGAGAGAAAACTCTGGACTTCCTGTGCATCCTGCAGTACCTGGAGATGGAAAGGCGAAAATTCTTCAGGGGCGTGGGTTTCTCATTTATCCTTGTGACGTCCCTCTTGTAGACTAGCCAGGCATTGGCAGTGGATACATCAGTGCAATATCTGATAATCTTGAGTGGTCAGCATCTTGACCTGAGGGGAGTCTTGTACAGATGGGTGAGCATGTCACTCTTGTCAATGCCAACCATTTTACTGTTGTATTGTTTTATCACATCGGGACATGGGACATCAACCTTCTCTTTGGCATCTCTGTCATACCTCTTGACAGAAGCCAAGGGTTCTACTCCTGCATCAATGGACATCGTGTTGACTACTTTGTTGTCCTTCCAATTCAATGCCAGAACACCATTACAGCTCCTGTAGTTAATGGTGCCTCGTTTGGTCTTCTTGCTGTTGAGCTGGGCAGTTGGTATGAGGCCAGGGTTTCCTGTCCTGGTCTCCCTTGCAATGCCAACATAGCAGCACTGGCAGGTGTCCCTCATGTGCTCAACGAGACCAATGCTGGTGAAGAAGTTTGGGTGCTTGACTATCCTGAGGAGGGCGGTGACCACTTTGGCACTCATGTTCATGAGGGCCTCTTCTTCAGGCAACTGGGCTGTGTGGGCGATGAAGGTAGTCCATCCCTGATACATGAGTATACCATGAATAATGCCATCTATACTGGCCCTGCAAAAGAACTTGTAGCACCATTTATCTGGCTTCTTACAGATATACTGGCGCACATTTCCAGCTCTGGTTCCCATATAGGCCACCATAACCTCATGTACACTCTGATGAAGTGTTTCCGGGATGTGCAGGAAGTTCTTCGTGATGGCAGTGATCACTGGCCTGACGTTGTAAAACCTGTCTTGAGTGGCAGTAATTTGCTGGTTATCAATGAATTCTTGCTCGCATGAGCCAAAACCTCTCCAAGGAACATGAAGTCTGCCACTTGTGGCACCCTTGTGTCAGTGGCCCAGTAATCCTCGGTGGAAAGCAGGTGGACCACACCCATGTAGATTAGGATGCCGAGGAACACACAAGCATCTCCGATGTGTCAGTTTTGATGGGCGTCCTGAGGTCGTTCTGCCTAGCATAAATGTTGGTCTGATAGACTAGGTGCTTCACAAGATCCATGTCGAAGAGATCACCGAGGTAGAGGAAAGGGGCAGGAGTAGTCGACGTTCCTGCATGTGCGTAAGGTGGCAGTGGTGGGTTGCTTATGTCCTCCTTCACCCAATTCCTCTGAACGGTGGCACCCTGGCTGGAAGTGCCagcttcctcatcctccttctcctctgcTACTGTTGCTGATAGGGTGGCACAGCCACGCTTGACTactggaaagagaaagaacaactGCCAATATCTGTAAGGAACACACATAtgccaaacctctctctctctctctctctctctctctctctctctctctctctctctctctctctctctctatatatatatatatatatatatatatatatatatatatatatatatatatatatatatatatatattatatatatctatgaataaaagagaaaaggaacattagcatgagtgccacaaaaaaaaaaaaaattacctttccatTTCTTCCTCAGAGGTGATAAGAGGTTCTCCTCTTCAACAGCATCATCAGCTAAAGCTGCTTCAACGTACTGTTGGGAGTCAGGGTCATTGTCGTCGTTATCGACATCAATGTCTTCAAATTCTTCGGCACTGTCCTCATCATTATGATTGGGGCCACTTGGTAAAACCCCCAAACACCTGTGGCACCATAGAAGGTTCTAACCTGAAAAGAGAACGAAAGGCGCAATCGTTAGTTAATAGTTTGAACAAGCAAATAATCACAATTTATGaagtcataattattatataattaaaaataattataattaaaaaaatattgttgtacaTATTTGGTGATAACTAAATATATTCATGCTACAATTATACTAAAATTATGCTATAATTAATCAAAATAGATGCTAAtattgaattttagaaaaaaagtttgCCCACAAATCATTTATTTCGCACTTATCAATATACAGAACGTTT
This genomic interval carries:
- the LOC136852754 gene encoding piggyBac transposable element-derived protein 3-like; the encoded protein is MVAYMGTRAGNVRQYICKKPDKWCYKFFCRASIDGIIHGILMYQGWTTFIAHTAQLPEEEALMNMSAKVVTALLRIVKHPNFFTSIGLVEHMRDTCQCCYVGIARETRTGNPGLIPTAQLNSKKTKRGTINYRSCNGVLALNWKDNKVVNTMSIDAGVEPLASVKRYDRDAKEKVDVPCPDVIKQYNSKMVGIDKSDMLTHLYKTPLRSRC